One genomic window of Gammaproteobacteria bacterium includes the following:
- a CDS encoding DNA ligase: protein MSLLPVFQRDTLCFRAVLAVFLSVFLAPLWAAERPALMLAKKYRVGLPLSEYWLSEKLDGVRARWDGEKLISRGGRVFAAPTWFVAGFPTQVLDGELWWQRGAYEKTVSIVNRHKPHQGWDKIRFMLFDAPLETQPFSARLEILKQVVQQSNSSYLQLIPQFRLASEAALQQRLQEVVKQGGEGLMLHHQAALYRTGRSAQLLKLKPFEDAEAVVMGYRGGKGKYQGMVGSLQLRRSDGVTFYAGSGLSDQQRRTPPPLGSVVTYRYQGLTRYGKPRFPVFLHQRLLP from the coding sequence ATGAGTTTATTACCCGTTTTTCAGCGCGATACCCTATGTTTTAGAGCCGTTCTTGCGGTTTTCCTGTCGGTTTTTTTAGCGCCTTTGTGGGCGGCGGAACGACCGGCTCTGATGTTGGCGAAAAAATACCGTGTCGGTTTGCCACTCTCAGAATATTGGCTCAGTGAAAAATTGGATGGGGTGCGCGCGCGTTGGGATGGAGAAAAACTGATCTCTCGCGGTGGGCGTGTTTTTGCCGCTCCCACTTGGTTTGTGGCTGGTTTTCCTACGCAAGTTTTGGACGGTGAATTGTGGTGGCAACGGGGCGCGTATGAAAAAACCGTTTCGATAGTGAATCGCCACAAGCCGCACCAAGGTTGGGATAAAATCCGATTTATGTTGTTTGATGCTCCCCTTGAAACTCAGCCTTTCTCGGCGCGGCTGGAAATATTAAAACAAGTTGTACAGCAAAGTAATTCTTCTTATTTGCAACTCATTCCACAGTTTCGCCTTGCCAGTGAGGCGGCTTTGCAACAGCGTCTGCAAGAGGTGGTAAAGCAGGGAGGTGAGGGTTTGATGCTGCATCATCAAGCGGCGCTGTACAGAACAGGGCGCAGCGCGCAGTTATTAAAATTAAAACCCTTTGAAGATGCCGAGGCGGTGGTGATGGGTTATCGAGGCGGCAAAGGTAAATATCAGGGCATGGTGGGGTCGTTGCAGCTGCGGCGCAGCGACGGGGTGACCTTCTATGCCGGTAGTGGTTTGAGTGATCAACAGCGGCGCACACCGCCACCGCTGGGCAGTGTGGTGACCTATCGTTATCAAGGTTTGACCCGTTATGGCAAACCGCGTTTTCCGGTTTTTTTACACCAGCGGTTGTTGCCGTAA
- a CDS encoding AAA family ATPase, whose protein sequence is MKINHLQIQNFKGFENKEFHFDSNMNVLIGDNGSGKSSVLDAVAFVLGTFFLGVDGATPRALKEHEKRRLMVAANSLEIQLPFKISVNHTLNGKSYQWHRSTDKAIGGASSYKNARPLIDIAKQMTAAVRAGTPINLPLIAYYGTARLAREQHQKPAYKKQGSRLDGYYSALDSSSLRRKFLEWFKTLEDDKLKFNKNESLYNAFTNVITEMIPEWTKIHFSWSLDDLIGQLNNERWVSFNMLSDGYQNIIRLAADIAYRAITLNPHLGSQAITQTAGVVLVDEIDMHLHPSWQKRIIADLKRTFPNIQFIVTTHSPFIVQSLRTNELINLDCASGETPFTKSLEEITETEMQVEQPRRSQQFLNMQQLASDYFDLIQQGKTASTDETTQKIKQQLDEIELEFNQDPVFIALMKAERKTELK, encoded by the coding sequence ATGAAAATAAACCACCTGCAAATTCAAAATTTTAAAGGCTTTGAAAACAAAGAATTTCACTTTGACAGCAACATGAACGTACTCATTGGAGACAATGGCTCCGGTAAAAGCTCTGTTCTTGATGCCGTTGCCTTCGTGCTGGGTACTTTTTTTCTCGGTGTAGACGGCGCAACCCCCCGCGCACTAAAAGAACACGAAAAACGCCGCCTCATGGTCGCAGCCAACAGCCTAGAAATACAACTGCCCTTTAAAATATCCGTCAACCACACCCTCAACGGAAAATCGTACCAATGGCACAGAAGCACCGATAAAGCCATCGGTGGAGCCAGCAGCTACAAAAATGCCCGCCCCTTAATCGACATCGCCAAACAGATGACCGCAGCCGTCCGCGCAGGTACGCCCATCAACCTACCACTGATTGCCTACTACGGCACCGCCCGCCTCGCCCGCGAACAACACCAAAAACCCGCCTACAAAAAACAAGGCTCACGCCTAGACGGCTATTACAGCGCCCTTGATTCCAGCTCCCTGCGGCGTAAATTTTTAGAATGGTTCAAAACCTTAGAAGACGACAAACTCAAATTCAATAAAAACGAAAGCCTATACAACGCATTCACCAACGTCATCACCGAAATGATACCCGAATGGACAAAAATCCATTTCAGCTGGTCACTGGATGACCTGATCGGCCAACTCAACAATGAACGCTGGGTCTCCTTCAACATGCTCAGCGACGGCTACCAAAACATCATACGACTGGCCGCCGATATCGCCTATCGCGCCATCACACTCAACCCACACCTAGGCAGCCAAGCCATCACACAGACCGCAGGCGTGGTCTTGGTCGATGAAATCGACATGCACCTTCACCCCTCATGGCAAAAACGCATCATCGCCGATTTAAAACGAACCTTCCCAAACATCCAATTTATTGTCACCACGCACTCGCCTTTTATCGTGCAATCTTTACGCACCAATGAATTGATCAATTTAGATTGTGCCAGCGGTGAAACACCCTTTACCAAAAGTCTCGAAGAAATTACTGAAACGGAGATGCAAGTAGAGCAACCTCGGCGTAGTCAACAATTTCTCAATATGCAGCAGTTGGCTTCTGACTATTTTGATTTGATCCAGCAGGGGAAAACAGCAAGCACAGATGAAACAACCCAAAAGATCAAACAGCAGCTCGATGAGATCGAATTAGAGTTTAATCAAGACCCAGTTTTTATTGCCCTGATGAAAGCAGAAAGAAAAACTGAGTTAAAATGA
- a CDS encoding restriction endonuclease subunit S — MVVISTRKEISLLGDLISLYGGGTPSKEKPEYWEGDIPWATVKDLKKPILLETQDSISKLGLAKSSSKMVEAGTIILATRMAVGRVSITDIDVAINQDLKAIVCSDKIDVKYLFYLLFSEEKYFNRVSSGATVKGIKISHITDMEIPLPPLAEQKKIAAILDAADDLRQKDQQIIDHYTQLGKSLFLEMFGDPVVNPMGWESIHLSEISDY, encoded by the coding sequence GTGGTTGTGATAAGTACAAGAAAAGAAATTTCTCTGTTGGGTGATTTGATTTCGTTATATGGCGGAGGGACTCCTTCAAAAGAGAAGCCTGAATATTGGGAGGGAGATATTCCTTGGGCAACAGTCAAGGACCTTAAGAAACCAATATTACTTGAAACTCAGGATTCAATATCTAAGCTTGGCTTGGCGAAAAGTTCAAGCAAAATGGTTGAGGCAGGCACCATTATCTTAGCAACAAGGATGGCTGTAGGACGGGTTTCGATTACAGATATTGATGTTGCTATTAACCAAGACCTAAAGGCTATTGTTTGCTCTGATAAAATAGATGTTAAATATTTATTTTATCTATTGTTTTCTGAGGAAAAATATTTTAATAGGGTTTCTTCTGGTGCAACAGTGAAAGGTATTAAAATAAGTCATATCACGGATATGGAAATCCCTCTCCCCCCGTTAGCCGAGCAAAAAAAGATCGCGGCCATTCTCGATGCAGCGGACGACCTCAGGCAAAAAGACCAGCAGATCATCGACCACTACACTCAACTGGGGAAATCCCTGTTTTTGGAGATGTTTGGCGATCCTGTAGTTAATCCGATGGGATGGGAGTCAATTCATTTGAGTGAAATATCAGATTATTGA
- a CDS encoding class I SAM-dependent DNA methyltransferase, with translation MITGDLKSQVDKIWEAFWTGGISNPLTVIEQFTFLLFLRRVDEQQQAEEQEVLLLGLPLENPSYSEAQEKLRWHAFKEVDPEAMFALFTQPQADLDNLTAFEFMKQLGSEAGVFAKYMKGATFMIPTPKLLDQVVQMIAEIKMENRDTKGDLYEYLLSKIATAGTNGQFRTPRHIIKMMVEMMRPSREDTVCDPACGSAGFLVAASEYFHNHDADAFHDVAFAEHFNRGMFTGMEFDSTMLRIGAMNLQLHGIDTPQLLGVDALSEVNDQREAFSLILANPPFKGSLDYDGVESSLLTTVKTKKTELLFLALMLRMLKVGGRCAVIVPDGVLFGSSKAHKKLRQTLVEGQKLDAVISMPSGVFKPYAGVSTAILIFTKTNSGGTDRVWFYDMQADGFSLDDKRAELEASDLADIIERFQQRDEKGKESERKRTEQSFLVPFEEIKENEWDLSINRYKEIVYEEVKYAPPAEIIAEIEQLDQQRAETLKVLKELLG, from the coding sequence ATGATCACCGGTGATTTAAAGAGTCAAGTCGATAAAATTTGGGAAGCGTTTTGGACGGGTGGCATCTCCAATCCGTTGACGGTGATCGAGCAGTTTACCTTTTTGCTTTTTTTGCGTCGTGTGGATGAGCAGCAGCAAGCAGAGGAACAGGAGGTGTTGCTCTTGGGGTTGCCATTGGAGAACCCCAGCTACAGCGAGGCGCAGGAAAAACTGCGCTGGCATGCGTTTAAGGAGGTGGATCCTGAGGCGATGTTTGCTCTTTTTACCCAGCCGCAGGCGGATCTGGACAATCTGACCGCCTTTGAGTTTATGAAGCAGCTCGGCAGTGAGGCTGGGGTGTTTGCTAAATACATGAAGGGCGCGACCTTTATGATTCCGACCCCGAAGCTGCTTGATCAGGTGGTGCAGATGATCGCTGAGATCAAGATGGAGAATCGGGACACCAAGGGGGATCTGTACGAGTATCTGCTCTCGAAAATTGCCACCGCAGGCACCAACGGTCAGTTCCGTACGCCGCGCCACATTATCAAGATGATGGTGGAGATGATGCGGCCTTCACGGGAGGATACGGTCTGTGATCCGGCTTGTGGTTCGGCGGGCTTTTTGGTTGCGGCGAGTGAGTATTTTCATAACCACGATGCGGATGCTTTTCATGATGTGGCTTTTGCTGAGCATTTTAACCGTGGCATGTTTACCGGCATGGAGTTCGACAGCACCATGTTGCGCATCGGGGCGATGAATTTGCAGCTGCACGGCATTGATACGCCGCAGTTGTTGGGGGTGGATGCCCTCAGTGAGGTGAATGATCAGCGGGAGGCGTTTAGCCTGATTTTGGCCAATCCGCCCTTTAAGGGGTCGCTGGATTACGATGGGGTGGAGAGTTCGCTGCTGACGACGGTGAAGACAAAAAAGACCGAGCTGCTGTTTCTTGCGCTGATGTTGCGGATGTTGAAGGTTGGTGGTCGTTGTGCGGTGATTGTGCCGGATGGGGTTTTGTTTGGTTCGTCTAAGGCGCATAAAAAGTTGCGCCAGACGTTGGTTGAGGGGCAGAAGTTGGATGCGGTGATCTCCATGCCGAGTGGGGTTTTTAAGCCGTATGCGGGGGTCAGTACGGCGATTTTGATCTTTACGAAGACCAACAGTGGCGGTACGGATCGGGTGTGGTTTTATGATATGCAGGCGGATGGGTTTAGTCTGGATGATAAACGGGCGGAGCTGGAGGCTTCTGATCTAGCGGACATTATCGAACGCTTTCAGCAGCGCGATGAAAAGGGCAAGGAGTCTGAACGCAAACGCACGGAGCAGAGTTTTTTGGTGCCGTTTGAGGAGATCAAAGAGAATGAGTGGGATCTGAGCATCAACCGGTATAAAGAGATTGTTTATGAAGAGGTAAAGTACGCGCCCCCAGCTGAGATCATCGCCGAAATAGAGCAGTTGGATCAACAACGCGCTGAGACTTTGAAAGTGTTGAAGGAGTTATTGGGGTGA
- a CDS encoding GIY-YIG nuclease family protein, with the protein MNKQPCTYILASAQNGTLYIGVTSNLVQRVWQHKNSVVEGFTKKYHVHRLVYFELHGSMEYAITREKQLKKWNRAWKIKLIEKDNLNWDDLWESIQ; encoded by the coding sequence ATGAATAAGCAACCCTGTACTTATATTCTTGCAAGCGCACAAAATGGAACATTGTATATAGGTGTCACGAGTAATCTTGTTCAGCGTGTTTGGCAGCATAAAAACAGTGTGGTTGAAGGGTTTACTAAAAAATACCATGTGCATAGGCTGGTTTATTTTGAGTTGCACGGTTCTATGGAGTATGCGATTACAAGAGAAAAGCAATTGAAAAAATGGAATCGAGCATGGAAAATAAAATTGATTGAGAAGGATAATTTAAATTGGGATGATTTGTGGGAGAGCATTCAATGA
- a CDS encoding DHH family phosphoesterase, which produces MTHYDVFNGDADGICALHQLRLAQPKESQLITGIKRDIKLLDKIQPQAGDSLTVLDISMAKNSSALQQHLASGATVFYVDHHQSGEIPQHTNLTALINTDANTCTSLLVDGYLKGAHRAWAVTAAFGDNLHQSAQQAADCLALSGKKLESLKTLGICINYNGYGSCVADLHFAPDELYRAISHYVSPLDFIADSQSAYAPLKAGYCADLANAEQLKPEYDNGAVALFLLPDAAWARRISGVFANDLANQFPQRAHAVVTLNPAGAYVISVRAPLADKQGADELCSSFPSGGGRRAAAGINHLPVDQLDEFITRFSARYPMF; this is translated from the coding sequence ATGACTCACTACGATGTTTTTAACGGCGATGCCGATGGCATCTGTGCCTTGCACCAACTGCGTTTGGCGCAGCCCAAAGAGAGCCAATTGATTACGGGGATTAAACGGGATATTAAATTACTGGATAAGATTCAGCCGCAAGCAGGTGACAGCCTGACCGTGCTGGATATTTCCATGGCGAAAAACAGCAGCGCCTTGCAGCAGCATTTAGCCAGCGGAGCAACGGTGTTTTATGTCGATCACCACCAGTCTGGTGAGATTCCTCAGCACACTAACTTAACCGCCTTGATTAACACCGATGCCAATACCTGCACCAGTCTGCTGGTGGACGGCTATTTAAAGGGCGCGCATCGAGCGTGGGCGGTGACGGCGGCGTTTGGGGATAACCTTCATCAGAGTGCGCAACAGGCGGCAGACTGTTTGGCTCTCTCGGGAAAAAAATTAGAGAGCCTAAAAACCTTGGGCATCTGCATCAATTACAACGGCTACGGCAGTTGTGTGGCGGATCTGCATTTTGCTCCCGATGAGCTGTATCGCGCTATTTCTCATTATGTTTCACCGCTGGATTTTATTGCCGATTCTCAGTCCGCTTACGCCCCGCTGAAAGCGGGTTATTGTGCTGATCTGGCCAATGCTGAACAGCTCAAGCCGGAGTACGATAATGGGGCGGTGGCGCTGTTTTTATTGCCCGATGCGGCGTGGGCTCGGCGCATCAGCGGTGTGTTTGCCAATGACCTGGCCAATCAATTTCCGCAGCGCGCCCATGCGGTGGTGACGTTGAACCCAGCGGGAGCGTATGTGATCAGTGTGCGTGCGCCTTTAGCCGACAAACAGGGTGCCGATGAACTGTGCAGTAGTTTTCCTTCTGGCGGTGGCCGCAGAGCCGCCGCTGGAATTAATCACTTGCCAGTGGATCAATTGGATGAGTTTATTACCCGTTTTTCAGCGCGATACCCTATGTTTTAG
- the acs gene encoding acetate--CoA ligase, with amino-acid sequence MSEESRYPVPAAFANSAHINAAQYEKMYQHSIDDPEGFWGEQAKQYLSWFTPWQKTLDWSYAKNDLHIEWFKGGTLNVSYNCLDRHLETRAQQTALIWESDDPNKDRHISYQELHDEVNTFANVLKNRGVKKGDRVAIYMPMIPEAAVAMLACTRIGAVHSIVFSAFSPEALKSRILDSDCQCLITADQSIRGGKKLPLKVNADQALQGCPNVHTSIVVQHGGDEVAWTEGRDVWYHHAMSEADPVCEPEPMDAEDPMFILYTSGSTGTPKGVLHSTGGYLLQAAMTHKLVFDYQEGEVYWCTADIGWITGHSYIVYGPFANGATSVMFEGVPTYPDAGRFWQVIDKHQVASFYTAPTAIRALMAVGDAPVKASSRTSLRLLGTVGEPINPEAWQWYNRVVGEERCPIVDTWWQTETGAHMLTPLPGATELKPGSATLPFFGVQPVLLDEEGKEIEGNPASGNLAIKHPWPSQMRSLYGNHERFYETYFQMYPGYYFTGDGAKRDADGYYWITGRVDDVLNVSGHRLGTAEIESGLVLHKQVAEAAVVGYPHEITGQAIYAYVTLMQGETGSDELAAELVALVRKEIGPIAKVNLIQWAPGLPKTRSGKIMRRILRKIAANEIDELGDTSTLADPSVVDDLIAQRKNR; translated from the coding sequence ATGTCTGAAGAGAGCCGTTATCCCGTACCCGCCGCGTTTGCCAACAGCGCCCACATCAACGCCGCGCAGTATGAAAAAATGTATCAACACTCTATTGACGACCCCGAAGGATTCTGGGGCGAGCAGGCGAAACAGTATTTAAGCTGGTTCACACCGTGGCAAAAAACCCTCGACTGGAGCTACGCCAAAAACGACCTGCACATCGAATGGTTCAAAGGCGGCACCCTCAACGTCTCTTACAACTGTCTCGACCGGCATCTGGAGACACGCGCCCAACAGACGGCGCTGATCTGGGAGAGCGACGACCCCAACAAAGACCGTCACATCAGTTATCAAGAGCTGCACGACGAGGTCAATACCTTCGCCAACGTGCTGAAAAATCGCGGCGTTAAAAAAGGCGACCGCGTGGCGATCTACATGCCAATGATCCCCGAAGCGGCGGTGGCGATGTTGGCCTGCACCCGCATCGGCGCGGTGCATTCGATTGTGTTTAGCGCCTTCTCCCCCGAGGCGCTGAAAAGCCGCATTCTCGACTCCGACTGCCAATGCCTGATCACCGCCGATCAATCCATTCGGGGCGGTAAAAAACTGCCCCTCAAAGTCAACGCCGATCAAGCCCTGCAAGGTTGCCCGAATGTGCATACCAGCATCGTCGTGCAGCACGGCGGCGATGAGGTGGCGTGGACAGAGGGGCGCGACGTTTGGTATCACCACGCCATGAGCGAGGCCGACCCCGTCTGTGAACCGGAGCCGATGGACGCAGAAGATCCGATGTTCATTCTCTACACCTCCGGTTCCACCGGCACACCAAAAGGGGTGCTGCACAGCACGGGCGGCTATTTGCTGCAAGCGGCCATGACCCACAAGCTGGTGTTTGATTATCAAGAGGGCGAAGTCTATTGGTGTACCGCCGACATCGGTTGGATCACCGGCCACAGTTACATCGTCTATGGCCCCTTTGCCAACGGCGCGACCAGCGTGATGTTTGAAGGTGTACCCACCTACCCCGATGCGGGGCGTTTTTGGCAGGTGATCGACAAACATCAAGTGGCCAGTTTTTACACCGCACCCACCGCGATTCGTGCCTTGATGGCCGTTGGTGATGCGCCGGTCAAAGCCAGCTCACGCACATCCCTGCGCCTGCTTGGCACCGTTGGCGAACCGATCAACCCCGAAGCGTGGCAGTGGTACAACCGCGTGGTGGGTGAGGAACGCTGCCCAATTGTGGACACCTGGTGGCAGACCGAAACCGGCGCGCACATGCTGACCCCACTGCCTGGGGCTACGGAGCTGAAACCCGGTTCGGCGACATTGCCCTTTTTTGGCGTGCAGCCGGTGCTGCTCGATGAAGAGGGCAAAGAGATCGAGGGCAACCCCGCCTCCGGTAATCTGGCCATCAAACACCCGTGGCCCTCGCAGATGCGCAGCCTTTACGGCAATCACGAGCGCTTTTATGAGACCTATTTCCAGATGTATCCCGGTTATTATTTCACCGGCGACGGAGCCAAACGGGATGCCGATGGCTATTACTGGATCACCGGACGGGTAGACGATGTGCTCAACGTCTCGGGGCATCGTCTCGGTACCGCCGAGATTGAATCCGGTCTGGTGCTGCATAAACAGGTCGCGGAAGCGGCGGTGGTGGGTTATCCCCATGAGATCACCGGCCAAGCGATTTACGCCTACGTCACCTTGATGCAGGGCGAGACGGGCAGCGATGAGTTGGCCGCCGAGCTGGTGGCGCTGGTACGCAAGGAGATCGGCCCGATAGCCAAGGTCAATTTGATTCAGTGGGCTCCCGGGCTACCCAAAACCCGTTCAGGGAAAATCATGCGGCGCATTTTGCGTAAAATCGCCGCCAATGAGATCGACGAGTTGGGCGACACCTCCACCTTGGCCGATCCGTCGGTGGTGGATGATTTGATTGCTCAGCGGAAGAATCGGTAA